Proteins from a single region of Rhipicephalus sanguineus isolate Rsan-2018 chromosome 5, BIME_Rsan_1.4, whole genome shotgun sequence:
- the LOC125758594 gene encoding uncharacterized protein LOC125758594, which produces MIRSYDQAVRNYLDAGHAEEAPELGEPPQGPIYYMPHRGVVRPGSETTKLRVVFDASSKAAGKLSLNDVLYAGPNLNPSLSDILIRFRVHNVAIMPDIEKAFLQIELAEKERDALRFLWYQSTSKQGEILPPIKEYRMMTRVPFGATCSPFLIAATLRHHLKGVDPAPLSS; this is translated from the coding sequence ATGATCCGCAGCTATGATCAGGCAGTCCGGAACTACCTTGATGCCGGACACGCTGAGGAAGCCCCAGAACTGGGTGAGCCCCCGCAGGGGCCCATTTATTACATGCCGCACCGAGGCGTTGTCCGGCCAGGTAGCGAAACAACCAAGTTGAGGGTCGTATTTGATGCGTCCTCCAAAGCAGCAGGGAAGCTATCATTGAACGACGTTCTCTACGCAGGACCCAACCTAAATCCAAGTTTGTCAGACATCCTGATTCGATTTCGAGTGCACAATGTGGCCATAATGCCTGACATAGAAAAGGCTTTCCTCCAAATCGAGCTGGCTGAGAAGGAGCGTGACGCTCTCCGCTTTCTGTGGTATCAAAGTACATCAAAGCAAGGCGAAATACTACCCCCAATCAAAGAATACCGGATGATGACAAGGGTGCCATTTGGCGCTACGTGCAGCCCGTTTCTCATCGCGGCTACCTTGCGTCATCATCTGAAAGGTGTCGACCCCGCACCGCTAAGCTCCTAA